A window of Phyllobacterium sp. T1293 contains these coding sequences:
- the ftsE gene encoding cell division ATP-binding protein FtsE, with protein MIRFENVGLRYGMGPEVLRDVSLHISPRSFQFLTGPSGAGKTSLLRLLFMTLKPTRGLITVFGKDIATISSKEMPMLRRRIGVVFQDFRLLDHMTTYQNVALPLRVRGKEEATYRAEVEELLHWVGLGERMHVLPPVLSGGEKQRAAIARALIDQPEILLADEPTGNVDPPLARRLLRLFGELNRSGTAVVIATHDLTLMDQVNARRMILDQGRLDIYD; from the coding sequence TTGATTCGTTTTGAGAATGTCGGTTTGCGATACGGGATGGGCCCGGAGGTTCTGCGTGATGTCAGCCTCCACATTTCACCCCGCTCGTTCCAGTTTCTGACCGGCCCTTCGGGCGCGGGCAAGACCTCGCTATTGCGTCTGCTGTTCATGACCCTCAAGCCCACACGCGGCCTTATCACGGTTTTCGGCAAGGATATTGCCACCATTTCATCGAAAGAAATGCCGATGCTGCGCCGCAGGATCGGTGTGGTGTTCCAGGACTTCCGTCTGCTCGATCATATGACGACCTATCAGAATGTCGCCCTGCCACTGCGGGTGCGCGGCAAAGAAGAGGCGACCTACCGCGCCGAGGTCGAAGAGCTGTTGCACTGGGTCGGCCTCGGCGAGCGGATGCATGTTTTGCCGCCGGTTCTGTCGGGCGGCGAGAAGCAGCGTGCGGCCATCGCCCGCGCGCTCATCGACCAGCCGGAAATCCTGCTGGCTGACGAGCCAACAGGCAATGTTGATCCGCCGCTGGCCCGCCGCCTGCTTCGCCTGTTCGGCGAGCTTAACCGTTCCGGGACCGCCGTTGTCATCGCCACTCACGATCTCACCCTTATGGATCAGGTCAATGCCCGGCGCATGATTCTGGATCAG
- the hpt gene encoding hypoxanthine phosphoribosyltransferase: MPKVGEKDIDVLFSAETIAARNLELAKDIVAKHFDNLLVISILKGSFIFAADLIRAMHDAGAEPDVEFITVSSYGKGTESKEVRLLRDIDSDVHGRDVLLIDDILESGKTLKFTRELMLERGARSVSIAVLLDKSVKRKTDIEADFKGFECPDYFVVGYGMDVGHSFRQLPYVGVVRD; the protein is encoded by the coding sequence ATGCCGAAGGTTGGCGAGAAAGATATCGATGTTCTGTTCAGCGCCGAGACGATTGCCGCGCGCAATCTTGAGCTTGCCAAGGATATCGTCGCAAAACATTTCGACAATCTGCTTGTCATCTCGATCCTCAAGGGGTCGTTTATTTTCGCCGCCGATCTGATCCGCGCCATGCATGATGCCGGTGCCGAGCCCGATGTGGAGTTCATCACCGTCTCCAGCTATGGCAAGGGCACGGAGAGCAAGGAAGTGCGGCTTTTGCGCGATATTGACAGCGATGTGCATGGCCGCGACGTACTTCTGATCGACGATATTCTGGAATCGGGCAAAACGCTGAAGTTTACGCGCGAACTGATGCTGGAACGCGGCGCGCGCAGCGTTTCCATTGCTGTTCTGCTCGATAAGAGCGTGAAGCGCAAAACGGATATTGAAGCGGATTTCAAAGGCTTTGAATGCCCTGATTATTTTGTTGTCGGTTATGGCATGGATGTCGGGCATTCGTTCCGGCAACTGCCCTATGTGGGTGTCGTGCGCGACTGA
- a CDS encoding TIGR02302 family protein, whose protein sequence is MTGQHPDQRDAERVRFDIFKNIDRLRLSAWLTIAFERLWPLVLPTLLVIALFVIFAWFGIFRSLPDLARLGLLALFVLSLPVCLYILLKFRLPDHAEVSRHLEDVNTLDHQPIAVQSETIATSKDDPFAQALWDEHRKRMAERIKGLRSGLPRTNIPEIDPWGLRAVVGLLLVIAFAFSGGPLGGRLSDAFKSHSASNALPPRIDAWVTPPRYTGRPPVFLTSAANNQEKQFTVPQNSTLVIRIIGGTGSEKVTKTLPDGKPTEVAVKDAAKPEEATAAKDQPRNFEVALETNTAIKLTDSSNVDSEWAFTVLPDQPPTIHFTKEPSSAVNGTMELTYEIKDDYGAASAQAKVEQIAPPAKDARPLYAAPEIPLSLPKRGAQGGDTKTTKDLTEHVWAGSEIRITLLAVDDAKQEARSETRTWVMPERPFSNPLARAVVEQRRVLALNANTRTDVLNMLDAITLWPEETIKNPTHYLALRSIRSRLNIARSDDQLRDVVAYMWQVARGIEDGALSEAERSLREAQEALRQAIEQNASPEEIEKRMADLRKAMNKYMRELAQQAQRNPKMAQADPNARELRQEDIDRILKQIEELAKQGSKEQAQQLLEQLNDMLNNLQMRQAQGKDGQGDSMKQQMNKLGDLMRRQQQTMNETHRLEQQRQNGMMQDNGQMGQDGQQGQMSEEEIAKALKGLQEGQGKLQSDLQQLMDDLNGQGITPNKDFGEAGKSMGEAKKSLGDADSGQALDQQSNALDSLRKGGQDMMKQMQAMGQTGKGKGEQGGLDPLGRPQGKDGTSSYSDVDRPMLPGEADIQRAKQILDAIRQRLGNALSPQMEKDYLERLLKFD, encoded by the coding sequence ATGACCGGTCAACACCCGGACCAACGGGACGCTGAAAGGGTCAGGTTCGATATTTTCAAGAATATCGATCGCCTTCGCTTGTCCGCGTGGCTGACCATCGCCTTTGAACGGCTCTGGCCGCTGGTGCTGCCGACACTGCTCGTCATTGCATTGTTCGTGATCTTTGCCTGGTTCGGCATTTTCCGCAGCCTGCCCGATCTGGCGCGGCTTGGATTGCTGGCGCTGTTCGTGCTCTCATTGCCGGTCTGCCTCTATATCCTGCTGAAATTCCGCCTGCCTGATCATGCGGAAGTCAGCCGTCATCTCGAAGACGTCAACACACTTGATCACCAGCCCATTGCCGTCCAGTCGGAAACGATAGCCACGAGCAAGGATGATCCGTTCGCGCAAGCCTTGTGGGACGAGCACCGCAAGCGTATGGCGGAGCGCATCAAAGGTCTGAGAAGCGGCCTGCCACGCACGAATATTCCGGAAATCGACCCTTGGGGCCTGCGGGCTGTCGTCGGATTGCTCCTCGTTATCGCCTTCGCTTTTTCCGGTGGTCCGCTCGGTGGACGCCTCAGCGATGCATTCAAAAGCCACAGCGCCAGCAACGCCCTGCCGCCTCGCATTGATGCCTGGGTTACGCCGCCGCGCTATACGGGCCGCCCGCCGGTTTTTCTCACCTCGGCTGCCAACAATCAGGAAAAGCAGTTCACTGTTCCGCAGAACAGCACGCTGGTTATTCGTATTATCGGCGGCACCGGCTCGGAGAAAGTCACGAAGACCCTGCCTGATGGCAAGCCCACCGAGGTCGCCGTCAAGGACGCGGCAAAGCCGGAAGAGGCCACAGCTGCCAAGGATCAGCCGCGCAATTTCGAAGTGGCACTTGAGACGAACACCGCCATCAAGCTGACTGACAGCAGCAATGTCGATTCCGAATGGGCATTTACAGTTCTGCCGGATCAGCCGCCAACGATCCACTTTACCAAGGAACCATCAAGCGCCGTCAATGGCACGATGGAGCTGACATACGAGATCAAGGACGATTACGGCGCTGCCAGTGCGCAGGCGAAGGTCGAACAGATCGCGCCACCCGCCAAGGATGCGCGGCCGCTTTATGCCGCCCCTGAAATACCGCTCAGCCTTCCAAAACGCGGCGCGCAAGGCGGCGACACCAAGACCACCAAGGACCTCACCGAGCATGTCTGGGCCGGATCGGAAATCCGTATAACCCTTCTTGCAGTTGATGATGCCAAGCAGGAAGCCAGAAGCGAAACCAGAACCTGGGTCATGCCGGAGCGGCCATTCTCCAATCCGCTGGCCCGCGCAGTTGTCGAGCAACGGCGTGTTCTTGCCCTCAATGCCAATACCAGGACTGATGTGCTCAACATGCTGGATGCCATCACCCTCTGGCCTGAGGAAACCATCAAGAACCCGACCCATTATCTGGCCCTGCGCAGCATCCGCTCGCGTTTGAACATTGCCCGCAGCGATGATCAGTTGCGCGATGTCGTTGCCTATATGTGGCAGGTGGCACGCGGTATTGAAGATGGAGCGCTCTCCGAAGCGGAACGCAGCCTGCGCGAGGCTCAGGAAGCATTGCGGCAGGCGATCGAGCAGAATGCCAGCCCCGAGGAGATCGAAAAGCGCATGGCCGATCTGCGCAAGGCCATGAACAAATATATGCGCGAGCTTGCCCAGCAGGCGCAGCGTAACCCGAAGATGGCGCAGGCTGATCCCAATGCGCGCGAATTGCGGCAGGAGGATATTGACCGCATTCTCAAGCAGATCGAGGAACTGGCCAAACAGGGATCAAAGGAACAGGCCCAGCAATTGCTGGAGCAGCTCAATGACATGCTGAACAATCTGCAGATGCGTCAGGCTCAGGGCAAAGATGGCCAGGGCGATTCAATGAAGCAGCAGATGAACAAGCTCGGCGACCTGATGCGACGCCAGCAGCAAACAATGAATGAGACGCACCGGCTGGAACAGCAGCGCCAGAACGGCATGATGCAGGACAATGGCCAGATGGGGCAGGATGGCCAGCAGGGCCAGATGTCCGAGGAAGAGATTGCCAAGGCACTCAAGGGCTTGCAGGAAGGTCAGGGCAAGCTTCAGTCGGACCTTCAGCAGCTGATGGATGACCTGAATGGTCAGGGCATTACGCCCAACAAGGATTTCGGCGAGGCCGGGAAATCCATGGGCGAGGCCAAAAAATCACTCGGCGATGCGGACAGTGGACAGGCACTTGACCAGCAGAGCAACGCGCTTGATTCCCTGCGCAAGGGCGGTCAGGACATGATGAAGCAGATGCAGGCCATGGGGCAGACGGGCAAGGGCAAAGGCGAGCAAGGCGGGCTCGATCCCCTCGGACGCCCGCAGGGCAAGGACGGCACCAGTTCCTATTCCGATGTTGACAGGCCCATGCTCCCCGGCGAAGCCGATATCCAGCGCGCCAAGCAGATCCTTGATGCAATCCGCCAAAGGCTCGGCAATGCGCTCAGTCCGCAGATGGAAAAGGACTATCTGGAACGTCTGCTTAAATTCGATTGA
- the lysA gene encoding diaminopimelate decarboxylase has translation MNHFDYKDGVLHAENVSIPDIAKAVGTPFYCYSTATIERHYKVFAAAFAEMDSLVCYALKANSNQAVLKTLARLGSGADVVSEGEMRRALAAGIPASKIVFSGVGKKPGEMDFALSAGIHCFNVESEPELELLSSRAVAAGKIAPVSLRINPDVDAKTHKKISTGKSENKFGIPLAKARSVYAHAAKLPGLKVRGVDMHIGSQITDLEPFDDAFALLAQLVGDLKADGHDINHVDLGGGLGIPYHFDNNPPPLPDAYAAIVTKHIKPLGLKTIFEPGRLIVGNAGILVSEVIFVKEGDARNFIIVDAAMNDLIRPTLYDAFHAIRPVKEATPSHPRIRGDVVGPVCETGDYIGLDRDLPRPAPGDLIAIGTAGAYGAVQAGTYNTRLLVPEVLVNGDQFHVVRPRTSYEELIGLDSIPDWL, from the coding sequence GTGAACCATTTCGATTATAAGGACGGCGTTCTCCATGCCGAGAACGTCAGTATTCCCGATATCGCCAAGGCGGTCGGCACCCCCTTCTATTGCTATTCGACGGCAACCATCGAGCGGCACTACAAGGTGTTCGCCGCAGCCTTTGCCGAAATGGATTCGCTGGTCTGCTATGCGCTGAAAGCCAATTCCAATCAGGCCGTGCTGAAAACCCTTGCGCGTCTCGGCTCCGGTGCCGATGTGGTGTCGGAAGGCGAAATGCGCCGCGCGCTGGCAGCGGGCATTCCAGCCAGCAAGATCGTCTTCTCGGGCGTTGGCAAGAAGCCAGGCGAAATGGACTTTGCGCTCAGCGCGGGGATTCACTGTTTCAATGTGGAATCCGAGCCGGAGCTGGAACTCCTTTCAAGCCGGGCCGTCGCGGCAGGAAAGATCGCGCCGGTGTCGCTGCGCATCAATCCCGATGTGGACGCCAAGACGCATAAGAAGATTTCGACGGGTAAGTCCGAGAACAAGTTCGGCATTCCCTTGGCCAAAGCGCGTTCCGTCTATGCCCATGCGGCAAAGCTGCCCGGTCTCAAGGTCCGGGGGGTTGATATGCATATCGGCAGCCAGATCACCGATCTGGAACCGTTTGACGATGCCTTTGCCCTGCTCGCACAGTTGGTCGGCGATCTCAAAGCCGACGGCCATGATATCAACCATGTCGATCTCGGCGGCGGCCTCGGCATTCCCTACCACTTCGACAACAACCCGCCACCCCTGCCCGATGCCTATGCGGCCATCGTTACCAAGCACATCAAGCCGCTGGGGCTGAAGACCATTTTTGAACCGGGACGCCTGATCGTCGGCAATGCGGGTATTCTGGTCAGCGAAGTCATTTTCGTCAAAGAGGGTGACGCGCGTAATTTCATCATTGTCGATGCGGCGATGAATGACCTTATCCGGCCAACACTCTATGACGCGTTCCACGCGATCCGCCCGGTCAAGGAAGCAACGCCAAGCCACCCACGCATTCGCGGTGATGTGGTCGGCCCCGTTTGCGAGACTGGCGATTATATCGGGCTTGACCGCGACCTTCCGCGTCCAGCGCCGGGCGACTTGATCGCCATCGGCACGGCTGGAGCCTATGGCGCGGTTCAGGCAGGCACGTACAATACCCGGCTGCTCGTTCCCGAAGTGCTTGTGAACGGCGATCAGTTCCATGTTGTGCGCCCGCGCACGAGCTACGAAGAACTGATCGGCCTCGATTCGATACCCGACTGGCTTTAG
- the lptM gene encoding LPS translocon maturation chaperone LptM translates to MRSRSYLTTILMAVAIVSAVSACGRKGPLELPPASVTAPAPGEPKPAKPPVEDKRFFLDSII, encoded by the coding sequence ATGAGAAGCCGTTCTTACCTCACGACAATTCTGATGGCGGTTGCAATCGTAAGCGCGGTATCGGCCTGTGGCCGCAAGGGCCCGCTTGAACTGCCGCCAGCATCGGTGACTGCACCGGCACCGGGCGAGCCCAAACCTGCCAAACCACCTGTTGAAGACAAGCGCTTTTTCCTCGACTCGATAATCTAG
- the argH gene encoding argininosuccinate lyase, with protein sequence MSDKKNSNEMWGGRFASGPAAIMEEINASIGFDQKLYAQDIAGSLAHAAMLAKTGIIAANDHDKIAKGLNTILSEIESGKFVFSRKLEDIHMNVESRLAELIGAPAGRLHTARSRNDQVAVDFRLWVKEELQRTAAALKKLIEAFLKRAEEHAATLMPGFTHLQTAQPVTFGHHCMAYVEMFGRDLSRVKDAIERMDESPLGAAALAGTGFPIDRHMTAKELGFREPTRNSLDSVSDRDYALEFLSLAAIAATHLSRLAEEIVIWSTPQFGFVRLSDSFSTGSSIMPQKKNPDAAELVRAKTGRITGSLVGLLTVMKGLPLTYSKDMQEDKEAVFDAAETLELALAAMTGMVGDMTINTAAMKKAAGSGYSTATDLADWLVRELGLPFREAHHVTGRAVALAEQKKAELGKLTLDDLKGIHPGITDAVFGYLTVDKSVRSRKSYGGTAPEQVRKQIKFWQKRITKS encoded by the coding sequence ATGTCCGACAAGAAAAACAGCAATGAAATGTGGGGAGGCCGTTTTGCCTCGGGTCCGGCTGCCATTATGGAAGAAATCAACGCTTCCATCGGTTTTGACCAGAAACTCTATGCCCAGGATATCGCCGGTTCTCTTGCTCATGCTGCCATGCTTGCAAAAACCGGCATAATCGCAGCTAATGATCACGACAAGATCGCAAAGGGCCTGAACACGATATTGTCAGAAATCGAGAGCGGAAAGTTCGTTTTCTCACGCAAACTTGAAGACATTCACATGAATGTCGAGTCGCGCCTTGCCGAACTCATCGGCGCACCGGCTGGCCGCCTGCACACAGCCCGTTCGCGCAATGATCAAGTTGCCGTGGATTTCCGCCTCTGGGTCAAGGAAGAATTGCAGCGGACAGCGGCCGCACTGAAAAAGCTCATCGAAGCGTTTCTCAAGCGTGCCGAAGAACACGCAGCAACACTCATGCCCGGCTTTACCCATTTGCAGACCGCGCAGCCCGTTACCTTCGGCCATCACTGCATGGCCTATGTGGAAATGTTTGGCCGTGATTTGAGCCGGGTGAAGGACGCCATTGAGCGTATGGACGAGTCGCCGCTCGGTGCTGCCGCCCTCGCCGGTACAGGCTTTCCCATCGACCGCCATATGACGGCAAAGGAACTTGGCTTTCGCGAGCCGACCCGCAACTCGCTCGACAGCGTATCCGACCGCGACTATGCGCTGGAATTCCTGTCGCTGGCGGCGATTGCCGCCACCCATCTTTCGCGTCTGGCCGAAGAAATCGTCATCTGGTCAACGCCGCAATTTGGCTTTGTGCGCTTGTCGGATTCCTTCTCCACCGGCTCATCCATTATGCCGCAGAAGAAAAACCCTGATGCCGCCGAACTGGTGCGCGCCAAAACAGGCCGTATCACCGGCTCGCTGGTCGGGTTGCTCACCGTCATGAAGGGTCTGCCGCTGACCTATTCCAAGGACATGCAGGAAGACAAGGAAGCCGTTTTCGACGCCGCCGAAACGCTTGAACTGGCGCTGGCCGCCATGACCGGCATGGTCGGCGATATGACCATCAACACCGCGGCCATGAAGAAGGCTGCAGGCTCCGGTTATTCAACGGCGACCGATCTTGCCGACTGGCTGGTGCGCGAGCTTGGCCTGCCCTTCCGCGAAGCGCATCATGTGACTGGCCGTGCCGTGGCACTTGCCGAACAGAAGAAAGCCGAGCTAGGCAAACTGACGCTTGATGACTTGAAGGGCATTCACCCTGGGATCACCGATGCTGTGTTTGGCTATCTGACCGTGGACAAATCCGTGCGCAGCCGCAAATCCTATGGTGGCACGGCTCCGGAACAGGTTCGCAAACAGATCAAGTTCTGGCAAAAACGCATCACGAAATCGTAA
- the tlpA gene encoding thiol:disulfide interchange protein TlpA — MSDGNEPQKTTSGGNRKIILLAALAGIVAGAVGVYVMERPSGNIVAGTNTTDQCAAKTDTARKIDAAATGAVAAMRGAEKPQSMSALSFTGPDGKPMRLADFKGKTILVNLWATWCAPCREEMPALDALQTKKGGDNFQVVTINIDTGDDQKPKGFLSDIGVKSLTLYRDPTMGVFNELKRKNLAFGLPVTMIVDKEGCQIAAMNGPAPWESEDAAKLIDAAISAQ, encoded by the coding sequence ATGAGCGACGGCAACGAACCACAGAAAACCACGTCAGGCGGCAACAGGAAAATCATTCTTCTTGCTGCGCTCGCAGGCATAGTTGCCGGTGCGGTTGGGGTATACGTGATGGAGCGGCCCTCTGGCAATATTGTTGCCGGAACAAACACCACCGATCAATGCGCTGCAAAGACCGATACAGCCCGGAAAATCGATGCGGCAGCCACTGGCGCCGTTGCCGCCATGCGCGGCGCCGAGAAGCCGCAATCCATGTCGGCGCTTTCGTTTACCGGTCCCGATGGCAAGCCGATGCGGCTTGCCGACTTCAAGGGCAAGACGATCCTCGTCAATCTCTGGGCCACCTGGTGCGCGCCGTGCCGTGAGGAAATGCCTGCGCTTGATGCGCTGCAAACCAAAAAGGGCGGCGATAATTTTCAGGTCGTGACGATCAATATTGATACGGGCGACGATCAGAAGCCCAAGGGCTTTTTGAGCGATATCGGTGTGAAGTCCCTGACGCTCTACCGCGATCCAACCATGGGCGTATTCAATGAGTTGAAGCGCAAGAATCTGGCGTTTGGCTTGCCGGTGACGATGATCGTCGACAAGGAAGGCTGCCAGATCGCCGCGATGAATGGCCCTGCACCTTGGGAAAGTGAAGATGCTGCCAAACTGATCGATGCGGCGATATCGGCGCAGTAG
- a CDS encoding DEAD/DEAH box helicase codes for MTIFDSIAPALSGALAARGYETLTPVQTAVLAPEADGADLLVSAQTGSGKTVAFGIAIAPTLLEGEDRFTSIGAPYALVIAPTRELALQVRRELEWLYEKTGARIASCVGGMDMTKERRALQGGAHIVVGTPGRLRDHITRGSLDMTELRAVVLDEADEMLDLGFREDLEFILGEAPKDRRTLMFSATVPKPIAQLAKQFQNDALRITATSEKSQHSDIEYHIMPVAPRERENAIINALLFYDAQNTIVFGSTREAVKHLTSRLSNRGFSVVSLSGELSQAERTNALQAMRDGRARVCVATDVAARGIDLPNLDLVIHADLPTNPDTLLHRSGRTGRAGRKGICVLIVPASRRRSAERLLQMAKLSTTMVPPPDAAAINKRNYDRILNDASLTEVMTEEEGDHVRELLALHSPEQIAAAYMRQQMAARPAPEELSNTPAHVLEPIRKGSYDDRPGRGDRNDRGDRAPRSDRFEQFESGAWFSLSVGRKQRAEPRWLLPLICKAGDITKTDVGSIKILETETRFEITASKADAFLARIKQYGTGEKGVNITRSEGAGSSSPRSDFKPKKNFAEKREWDDRKPARARDDRPRSYDDKPKADWAAKPAKAKPEGWTTEKPEKVKKAPKERKPGEPSGFDKYKAKKARKAAAGQAE; via the coding sequence ATGACTATTTTCGATTCTATCGCCCCGGCGCTGTCCGGTGCATTGGCAGCCCGTGGTTACGAGACCCTGACGCCCGTGCAGACCGCTGTGCTTGCTCCGGAAGCAGATGGTGCCGACCTTCTCGTTTCCGCCCAGACAGGCTCAGGCAAGACAGTGGCATTCGGTATTGCCATTGCACCGACGCTGCTTGAAGGCGAAGACCGCTTTACCTCTATTGGCGCACCCTATGCGCTGGTCATTGCCCCGACCCGCGAGCTTGCTTTGCAGGTACGCCGCGAGCTGGAATGGCTCTACGAAAAGACAGGCGCGCGCATTGCCTCCTGCGTCGGTGGCATGGACATGACCAAGGAACGCCGTGCATTGCAGGGCGGCGCCCATATCGTCGTCGGCACGCCGGGCCGTTTGCGCGACCATATCACTCGCGGTTCGCTCGATATGACCGAACTGCGCGCCGTCGTTCTCGACGAAGCCGACGAGATGCTCGACCTTGGTTTCCGTGAAGACCTTGAATTTATTCTCGGCGAAGCACCAAAAGATCGCCGCACGCTGATGTTCTCGGCGACGGTCCCCAAACCCATTGCCCAGTTGGCAAAACAGTTCCAGAACGATGCACTGCGCATCACAGCCACAAGCGAAAAGTCCCAGCACAGCGATATTGAATATCACATCATGCCGGTCGCCCCGCGCGAACGCGAAAATGCGATCATCAATGCGTTGCTTTTCTATGATGCACAGAACACCATCGTGTTCGGCTCGACCCGTGAAGCGGTCAAGCACCTGACCAGCCGCCTGTCAAATCGCGGTTTCTCCGTTGTTTCGCTCTCAGGCGAACTCAGCCAGGCCGAGCGCACCAATGCGCTGCAGGCCATGCGCGATGGTCGTGCCCGCGTTTGCGTTGCCACCGACGTTGCCGCCCGCGGTATCGATCTGCCCAATCTCGACCTCGTTATCCACGCCGACCTGCCAACCAACCCCGATACACTGCTGCACCGCAGTGGCCGTACGGGACGCGCGGGCCGCAAGGGCATCTGCGTTTTGATCGTACCGGCATCGCGCCGCCGCTCCGCCGAGCGCCTGCTGCAGATGGCCAAGCTCAGCACCACTATGGTGCCGCCGCCGGACGCTGCCGCCATCAACAAGCGCAATTATGACCGTATCCTCAACGACGCGTCACTGACCGAAGTCATGACCGAAGAGGAAGGCGATCATGTCCGCGAATTGCTCGCGCTGCATTCGCCAGAACAGATCGCCGCCGCCTATATGCGTCAGCAAATGGCTGCACGGCCTGCGCCGGAAGAACTGTCGAACACACCAGCCCACGTCCTCGAGCCGATCCGCAAGGGAAGCTATGACGACCGTCCGGGCCGCGGTGATCGTAATGATCGCGGCGACCGTGCTCCCCGTTCGGACCGTTTTGAACAGTTTGAAAGCGGCGCCTGGTTCTCGCTCAGCGTAGGCCGCAAACAGCGTGCCGAGCCGCGTTGGCTGCTTCCACTGATCTGCAAGGCTGGCGATATCACCAAGACTGATGTCGGCTCGATCAAGATTCTTGAGACTGAAACCCGCTTCGAAATCACCGCCAGCAAGGCCGATGCATTTCTGGCCCGGATCAAGCAGTATGGCACCGGCGAAAAGGGCGTGAACATCACCCGCAGCGAGGGCGCAGGATCATCCTCCCCACGCAGCGATTTCAAGCCGAAGAAGAACTTTGCCGAGAAGCGTGAATGGGACGACCGCAAACCGGCCCGCGCCCGCGATGATCGTCCCCGTTCCTATGACGACAAGCCAAAAGCCGATTGGGCTGCCAAGCCAGCCAAAGCCAAGCCGGAAGGCTGGACCACGGAAAAGCCTGAAAAGGTCAAGAAGGCCCCAAAGGAACGCAAGCCCGGCGAACCCTCCGGCTTTGACAAATACAAAGCCAAAAAAGCCCGCAAGGCTGCTGCCGGTCAGGCTGAATAA
- a CDS encoding YaiI/YqxD family protein, which translates to MNDQKTITIYVDADACPVKAEIYRVAERYGVKVFVVSNSFMTIPRNPMIERVIVSDGFDAADDWIAERVSRGDVVVTADIPLASRCVKAGADAISPTGRAFTEASIGNTLATRNLMDELRSAGQITGGPRPFSPKDRSAFLSALDLAIVRLKRAGFAV; encoded by the coding sequence ATGAACGATCAGAAAACCATCACCATCTATGTCGACGCCGATGCCTGCCCTGTTAAAGCGGAGATTTACCGCGTTGCCGAGCGCTATGGCGTCAAGGTCTTCGTCGTCTCCAATTCCTTCATGACCATCCCGCGCAATCCGATGATCGAGCGCGTTATCGTCAGCGATGGCTTTGATGCCGCTGATGACTGGATTGCCGAACGTGTCTCGCGCGGCGATGTGGTGGTGACGGCAGACATTCCGCTCGCCAGCCGCTGCGTCAAAGCGGGGGCCGATGCCATTTCCCCCACGGGCCGCGCCTTCACCGAGGCATCCATCGGCAACACATTGGCCACCCGCAACCTGATGGACGAGTTACGCTCCGCCGGACAGATCACCGGAGGCCCACGCCCCTTTTCGCCAAAGGATCGATCCGCTTTTCTTTCCGCGCTTGATCTTGCCATCGTCCGCCTGAAACGCGCGGGATTTGCTGTTTAG
- a CDS encoding exopolysaccharide biosynthesis protein, whose protein sequence is MNAGGKPFDWDPSGNPAERRLSSVLVELGETDADRISFDDILSALSERSFGALFILFAALNLIPLPPGTSTIFGIPLILLSTQLLIGMENPWFPAFLRRKSVSIETYRRIVRKLEPLLARFERLAQPRYWPLPQAIMERIISIIVLLLSFLVVLPVPLVNQLPALSIVLLSIGLGEQDGVWLGTGLLVAALAVGFAIGFAASVGIAALHIFG, encoded by the coding sequence ATGAATGCTGGCGGAAAACCGTTTGATTGGGACCCTTCGGGAAACCCCGCCGAACGGCGCCTGTCCAGCGTTCTGGTCGAGCTTGGTGAAACAGACGCGGACAGGATTTCATTTGACGACATCCTGTCCGCGCTTTCCGAGCGCAGCTTTGGCGCCCTGTTCATTCTCTTCGCAGCGCTTAATCTGATCCCGCTGCCGCCGGGAACATCGACGATCTTCGGCATTCCCCTCATCCTCCTGTCGACCCAGTTGCTCATTGGCATGGAGAACCCATGGTTTCCGGCCTTCCTGCGCCGCAAATCCGTCAGCATCGAAACCTACAGGCGTATCGTCCGCAAACTCGAACCACTGCTTGCCCGCTTTGAACGGCTCGCACAGCCGCGCTATTGGCCGCTGCCGCAGGCAATCATGGAACGGATCATCAGTATCATCGTTCTTCTGCTGTCTTTCCTCGTTGTTCTGCCTGTTCCGCTTGTCAACCAGTTGCCGGCGCTCAGCATTGTGCTGCTCAGCATTGGCCTTGGCGAACAGGATGGCGTATGGCTTGGCACAGGCCTGCTTGTCGCTGCACTGGCTGTCGGATTTGCCATTGGCTTTGCCGCATCCGTCGGCATCGCCGCCCTTCATATATTTGGTTGA